The DNA window TTTCTGGGTAACAATGAAGATCAAAGCACAAAGTCGTTTCAATCTTACAGTGTGTCTgaatgctcaaacacacacccacacactagaAAATCCCCCTCATTCTTGTTAATGTATACCTCAcgttccacctctctctcttccctccctcactcccctttccctgctctctctttccttccatccatccatccccccTTTCCAGGCAGCAAGTTCTCACCGCGGTACGCTTGCCTCCTGGTGTTATGCTCGTGGTGCTATGCGCTGATCTTCGCCGTGGGGCCCGCGACCGGGTGGGGGGAGTATGGCCCTGAGCCCTACGGCACGGCCTGCTGCATCAACTGGCATCTACCACACACCAACAAGACGGCGATGAGCTACAtcatctgcctcttcctcttctgctaCATAGTGCCCTGCTCCGTCATCTTCCTCTCTTACCTCTTCATCCTGCTGACGGTGCGCGGCGCCCAAAAGGCTGTGCAGCAACACGTCTCACCCCAGAACAAGATCACCAACGCCCAGACGCTTATCGTCAAGGTAGGggagagggcacagagagagaaagagagagagagagagagagagagagaatgtgtgtctgtgtgtgttatgagtgggGTCACCCTtcatttggatggtcccctgtGGACTATCTATAGATGTTCAGATTATAAAGAAACTATCAATTTTAGGTTAGGGTGAGggattgggtttggttaaggtgatgctCAGTGAATAATTACAAAGACTGAATtaaaatttcaacaaaccatctgtaaagtcggTGTAGGTGGACTATCCAAATTGATAGCAGGCACCAGTATCCTTGATGGGTTGGTCATTGTGCGCACCAACTGTGACGGCAACACTTTTTATGCTCACACTTGAGCCATTCTTGACTGGCTGCAGTCTTCCCCTGAACGATAGGTATCACTACCGAGAAAAATACCATGTAAACCGCTGGAAGGTACGCGCCAACTTAGAGTAAATAATAGAGGGAACAGTTCTGTATCACCagtattcatttgtggattaaCTGTGGAAGCAGCGATAAGAAGAGGTAATGTGCTAAAGTGAAATAGCTTATGTGACACGACAGTTGTATCTCCGATGTTCATTTGTGGATTTAACTGGATAGGTTTCTGTTTAGTGCTTGTGTTTACTGCTAGTCGCCAGCAAAACTATTACATAACATTATCTAGGTTAACCagttgttatggtaacaaaatatgctCTGGGCTGGATTATGGAATCATGTCTTTTCATCAGGAAAAGACTTTACTTGTGAGCACAGCCTAAATGCAATCTTTTGACTCCCAGGTCTTCATCAGGCAAGACGGTAATGTTAGTAAACCACACGAACATCTCGTGTTTTTCCAATTGCTGTAGTAATTTTCCTCCATGTGTTCTGTGCCATCTGTGAATCCCTATGCTCCCACATTGATAGATCATAGAGATAGCTGTAGAGGAGTACGCCATGCACTGcaagttaaaaaaaactttgaggTACGAGACCAGCCGAAATGGCATCAAATACAGCACGCACCAGCCGAAATAACATCACTTTTGTTGCGCTCCGCCATACAAAAGGATGGAAACGGCAACTATAAATCCCCCTTAAGTGCCACTGCACAGTCTGGTTGGGTTATATCTAATAACAGTACACTCATGGTCAAGGTAGGGGTTGGGGGTgcacagagaaagtgtgtgtgtgtttttgtgtgttgtgaatttgttgattgGATGTTTATGTAGAGTAAGTCCCACCACACAATCTGATTGGGTAGAAAAGCATTCAATTTGTGCTGTTATATGTGATAACAGTACACTCATTGCCAAGCTGGGAGAGAAAGCAGCATGTTAATGGAATGTTTGCAAAGGTTTTACATTCAGACCAATCGCATTGTCTGACTGTTTTAAAAGCATTCTTGGCAATTTTTACTGTTAAATCTGATAATCTTTCCCACATCTTTCCCACACTAGTCAGTGCTGGCAGCATTTCACGGCTTACACAACAAGCaacatttctttatttgtaaTCAGCTTTATTTTATCGAATAGCAACAAACCACTTGATGTTAAATACCCAATATTTACAAACTGACTTGAAATGTTGGTTCTTTGCTTTGATTTTGTTCTTGACTTTTCAAGACCCTCTTTTAAAACTCAGTGGAATATTTCAGGTCATGAGATGTGATTACCATCTTGCACAATCAAATCACTGCCCACTTATGTTTTGGTAAATTATTTAATTGAAGTTATTGCACTGTGACTGACTTTTACTCGTTTGAAGATACATTTGGGTAATGAAATAGAGCTAAGGAAACACTGTCAATGTTTTGTAATATTTGGACATTTGTATTAGGACCATAATCAATGATCAATGTGAAACACCCTAACCATGCCTGAATCCTGACTTCTACTACCCTGTCTCTTGTCTCTGCGCAGCTCTCCGTGGCGGTGTGCATTGGCTTCCTGATGGCGTGGAGTCCTTACGCACTGGTCTCCATGTGGGCAGCGTTCTGCAGCTCAGATGATATCCCCCCCATAGCGTTTGCGGTGGCGGCCATCTGTGCCAAGTCCTCCACCCTCTATAACCCTATGGTCTACTTGATATTCAAGCCCAACTTCCGCAGACTCGTATGCCGGGACGCTACTCTCTGTTGCCATGTCATGTGCCATTGCCTGGGCCCGCCCGAACCAGCCCCGAAGGAATCGTGCGAGTTGTCGCGGCGCCAGGGGATCAAGGAGGACGGCAACTCCACACGGCAGTCCAACGGGCTGCCTGAGACGCATGTGGCCTGCAGGCACTGCCCCGAGGGCATGCCGGGCCAATGCCTGGACGTCACACCACTCAGGACTGCCCGGATCCTCACCGGCTCCATCAACCGCGAGATGGCAGTCAGCCAGCTTTCCAACGACCACAGCGACTTCCTGTAGCGCTGGAGAGAGGGCTTGTGGGATATgggaaaaggtgtgaggggggggggggggttggcaggGAGAAGCCTGGTGAGGTGGTGGATATGAAGAAAGAGGTGCTGAAGTGCTCAGCTGGGAGGAGTAAGACAAAGAAGACTGATCATCAACTATCAAAGAGCCTTTTTAGAGGATCTCTTCATTCTGcctcaaaacaaacaaggaaaaaaaacatgaaaaaaatccTGAACAGCCTCAAAAACACAGGTCTTATACAGGTCAGACAAATGCCTCAAATTACTTTTTGTTACTGCCAAATGTgaaaaactcttttttttcaaaaaattacacaaacacaatcaaaaaGTGGACCAACTAtgacaggaggaggagtgctCTTGCAAAGAGCAAGCAACTGGCTGGACCAGACATGCATGTTTCTCTTCTGTAGGGGACAGGACTGGGCTGGGGGGGGcagggtggtgtggggggggtgacTATATATGACGCTGGGGGGGTTATAAGTAATATATACTAACGTAAGCCGCCACCAGGCTGCCAAGCTGTGGTGCCATAATCCCAAAACAAGCTCtttcctgtcttctctccttcaccctgtCCCTCATATCTTTAGTGATGTCTCACAGCggactcctcttttctctttctctatctttctctctctgtctctctctctgtctcccacaggGTCTGTCTGCTGCCTATGCATGATCCGATAATTCTCTGCacgagaggagacaggagagcaACCCGCAGTGAATTGTAAATTCAGTCAAAAACCAAACAAGctgttttttctcccctctcacaATCTGTGCTGTTCCTCTTGAAACGTTTCATCAACCCTTTAACCAGGAGATACAGCAAAGAGCGCCAGACTAATGAAATGTATACAGGAATATATAGAATTGTGTAGGTATGGAGCAAtacattttgttta is part of the Clupea harengus unplaced genomic scaffold, Ch_v2.0.2, whole genome shotgun sequence genome and encodes:
- the LOC122130406 gene encoding opsin-5-like, which encodes MGNASDIELFVSKISKESDYILASIYTLFGVMSLMGNSILLFVAYRKKSSLKPAEFFVISLSISDLGMTCTLFPFAIPSALYHRWLFTEPMCMVYAFCGVFFGLCSLTNLTVLSSVCWLKICCPNYGSKFSPRYACLLVLCSWCYALIFAVGPATGWGEYGPEPYGTACCINWHLPHTNKTAMSYIICLFLFCYIVPCSVIFLSYLFILLTVRGAQKAVQQHVSPQNKITNAQTLIVKLSVAVCIGFLMAWSPYALVSMWAAFCSSDDIPPIAFAVAAICAKSSTLYNPMVYLIFKPNFRRLVCRDATLCCHVMCHCLGPPEPAPKESCELSRRQGIKEDGNSTRQSNGLPETHVACRHCPEGMPGQCLDVTPLRTARILTGSINREMAVSQLSNDHSDFL